The Anoplopoma fimbria isolate UVic2021 breed Golden Eagle Sablefish chromosome 9, Afim_UVic_2022, whole genome shotgun sequence genome contains the following window.
AAACTTTTGATGAGAATGTTTATGGCccttatttcaatttaattttaacaatgttttaaaatatgtgtgtgtgtacgtgtgtttgtgtgtgtacgtgggCATGTGTGTAGAGAGCTGGAGGGTTATTTTTAAGAACATTTGCGATTTGGAGTTGGCTTTACAACAtaataatttatgtatttatttcatatttattacatattgaCCTCGAGGAGACACTTCTGGAGATGACTTTGGACCTCGGACCTTATAGACCAGGGCTCCAACAGGTCTGTACTCCACGTTTACACATCactaaaatatatacaatagaTTAGTGTTAACAGCAGCTTTATCTTCTACCCAGCTAAGAGTTTTAGTGTATACGTCTTACTTAATGCAATGTTAAAGGATCTTCATGTAAATATCCTTCTTTTGTACTTTGTCCCTGCCAGCTTTACTCCACTTGCATGATACACACTGATCACATCGTTGCAACAAACAACCTTTAAATGAGCAGTTACAGGCGTACATttagacttttctttttaaaccatTACctcagtgtgcgtgtgtggatgCTCATGACTTCCAGAGAACATTTTCTGTTGTAGGTAAGAGCACGTGTAACCTCAGCAAGGTGTCACTTAAGGGAAATATGCTGTAATACACCAACTGAATAGTAAAAAAAGGTTAGATATCATATAAGGTATGtgaatgaagaaaatatgaacTCAGGTAAAGTGGGAGATATGCTGTATAATGCAGAATTCATGAATCCTCATGTTTGGACACATGTAACAGTGCAGAGGTGTTGAGTGAGAGTGGACCTAAAAGTGCCCTAATTTTTGTGATTGTTgcgaaaataatgttttgtattcTAAATAGTGAAAAACCCCTCGGGGAGACATTACTGTAACCTGCTCTGTATTTAGGAGACTGGTAGCACATATCCTGCAGGACCAGAGACCTATTAGCCATAACTCACTGACAACAGTTATACTTTGGAgccataaaacattttattgggTGTTCAAATATCAACAATCTTTCTTCAGAAACACTGACTCCAcctttaatgtgtatgttgcttTTACCCTGTAGATGTGTATACAGGTTGGGCAAATATTAACTACTGTGTGAACTGGTGGGTAGTTAAATCTACAGAAATGagtcatattctataagattaTCTTCTGTTTGTGCGTCACTCTCCTGTGAGAACCACGTATCTTTAATAAGCCAGTGAAATCCTTTTACTGTGTTTGTCCAAAGTAAAGTACTGCACACTATTTCACAGTAGAATACTgagtatttaatttaaaaatgacattaatcaATAAGTTACATCCTAGAAAAAAATTATGTACTTTAAAAAAGTTTGTTACTTGTCAATTGCTGCCATTATTGTGAATTTCACCATCAATTTCTTATAGTGCATATAACCAGCTAatccaagaaaaaaacatttcatatttagcTTGTTGAAAATGACATTACTATAAGAGCAATTGTTATTAAACACAATTTGAGATCCTAACTGAAGATCCTTATCACCTTAGTCATACTCCTTAGAAGccttacttatttattaaaatcaaaGAAACAATATGCTTATAAACAACCATCTTGTTTcctcaatgtgttttttaataaccaGAAACTAGCGACCATATAGTTTCTGGTATAAGCTCTTACAGTTTGCCTGTTGATGGTATAAAGTAATCTCACTGCCATCCATAGAGCCCAGCAGTGCATTATATAACACTGTCTCATCTGTGAACTGTCTGGCTTGCAGCCGTAAACAAACTCAGATGGCGGGCGACACACGCTGTATATTTCCATCTGGCCTCTGAGTAACGTCCACCTGCCAGGCTTTCCCAATTCCACCGGATGCATCCGCTTGGCAGTACAACACCACTAATTATCCTGATCCCAAGTCTGGGCCTTGAAATTCCCTTCTTGCTTGAGAGAATATTTCTGGGACAAGGCCCAAACATTTTCACTCTTGATGTCTACACTCCACAGcccgtctgtttttcttttatagagCTTTTATTGCTAAATACGTTTTTAGAGACCGATATGTCTTTGAGTTAAATCCCTTTTAAATTTGGTGCCCTGTTATTGCTGCCTCTGTGATTCCCTCCTATGTAGGCCTATCACtggtatttttttatgtcagttTTTCATGTACagatgatgtttttatttttatttacacactttTCTGACCAGTACGAATCATACGAGAAACTTAACAGCCATGGTCAAGATCTTCCCATTCTGCTCTCtatcagtctgtctgaggttGGTGTGTTGTGGTCCTGACAATAACATTTGTGGACAGACTAACGAACTCCGCCAAATCTCTGTGATTTGTGGCCAGTAACTTGTGGTCCGCTGACCGGACCGCAGACGGGCCCACACTCgcataaacagacaaaacacaacacacacggTAAGAAAGTGAGGATACATGAGACACACAAATGTTTACTTTAATgtagtttcttttgttttggagGGAGGCGATTACAAGGCTATACATTATCACACACAGCCATACTTTCACGGCCCTTTTCCATTTAGTcctttatttaatacatattcattcatttacatttgttttggaTTCCTAGAGCTCTGTTTTGGCCTCTTCTCCTGCCTGCTTCACCTcctgaaaaacataaaagtgtGAAACAGCAGAGAGTGAACATGTGACATGGTTTACCACTCATGGATTTATGTAGTGTATAACATACATAATATATCTAGTTTTATCAGAGGACATTTTAAAGAATGCATTCATTCAGGACATAAATGTCACCTACACTGATACATTATGAGAAGGaatttttaattattcagtTTCAGGAGAACATTTTAAGGATTTaacaggaaagagaaagagaaaaacacagagggcATAAAATAGAGGGTGTGGTATGCTGCAGATTGAAAAGCCCCTTGAGGCCAATTTGTGAAAAAGAATATACTTGACTTGAATTTCTTAACTACTTTTGCCAAGTATAGTCAAAGGTCCAGGGACTATGAAAAAGAAACTTACAGTCGTTCTATCTCAAGCAATAATCCTGTAGATAGATTAAGAAACTGCGATTGAGCCTAAGAGAAAAGTGCACAACTGCAGCTTCGAGGTTGaaattgtttgtgttattgGTGAATTTGGCTGTTTGTTGATAATTGTACAGAGACAGTTAGGGAACCTTAAGAGGGGTTTTTTAAAGAACAAGTCTAAATGTCTGTCCTTTAATTATTAAATCCTTCTCCGTTAACACCTTTCTTGTGTATGATACCTACCTTATGCTGCAATGTGCATCACAATCTGATATATATCAGATATTATATATACCAATTGAAATGCCATCTACTGGCCACCtagtttattataattttaacttttaatatcaaatgatttcagtatttttagTGCCACACTTTGTTGCTATCCTGGCTCTTACTGTGGTCCCTCTGTCCTGTTGTAGAGCTCCAGACTCTACGTCACACCCAGCTGGAGCTCTGTGTGGTGCAACAGAGCAAATTAGTGCACAGAGTGAGGTTTGCTGTCTTTTGTGTGGCACGTGTACTGGTGTTCACCAACTCACTGCCACCTTCCTTTCACGACAAGTGAACGAGAGCTTCTGTTTGGTTTCATAGTGCTTTTATATTTGAAATCAAAAAACTctactgctcttttttttttactttaattgctcaaaattgtactttttacaagAATATAGGTCCCTGAGTACAATGAGCAACATCTAAATCTTCACCAGCTGTTGCAATACAACTAACCATCAGTAGTGATTGAGTTTAGGTAAGCCATAATGGCTGCTCACCTTCAGTTCCCCTCGTAAGAAGGACTCGCAGAACTCCCGGACACGCTCAGTGGAGATCTCTCCCTCGGGCATGAGCCACTTCATGTCAGAGTCACTATCGTATATACCAACTCGTGGGAGGTCCTTGGACTTCAGGCCAAAGTAGCCCAGTGACCGGGAGTTGGACTTCACTGCTCCATTAATCATCACAAACAAGAACTGGAACACagtttttatgacttaattTTGACAGAAAGGCAATTTGTActataatttgaaaaaaaaaaaatcactcactTTGTATTTGGGACTATTGTTTTATAGGTGAGGTCATTTGAATATTCTCACCTTGCCTGTGAAGTCAGGGGCCAGAGCTCCCAGTCGCTCCTTCAGCTCAGTGTATTCTTTACTCCCCCTGCTGGCAAAGAGCAGGAGGTGTGTCTTCACCCCAGAATTGAACAGGCCCACTGCGGTCTGAGGAGACAGAACAGATACTGTATACAAAAACAAGGGTCAAGAGGGGAGGAGTCATATTCCAACTGGCCAGCCATGATCTCCTTCCTCTCACCTGTCAATCTCTAACAGTGACAAGCAGGTTAGGTTTAAGTCTTATGgtaattgtgttgtttgttggaTACGTTAATATTCTTGgaatattttgaaatactagGGGTAGAGAGTCATTAAGTACTGtttttaagtacaattttgagacATTTACtatttactccactacatttccgaggaaaatactgtacttttgACTTTCTTAAAGTTATACATTGTCAAGGAATACCTACCCAACAATATATAAACTAGCTAAAAACTGCTTGGAAAAACTAAAACTTTGGTAATCTGTAACAAATGCTGCTTGCACATTGATACATcaagaataataaatatatgacaTATAGGGTGGTAATATAACACTGACAGGAGACATTCTGCTGCTTttgagtactttcactttttcactttaattacattttgttgcCAAGAATTCAGTACTTTTCCTAAATGCTtgacttttacttgagtatttctactATACTTTTCTGTACTATTGTATTGCTACTTTACTCAAGGAAAAGATCTGGAAAATTCTTCCACcgcaaatatataaacaaatataaaaagtgtattttttggcttttttctctttttaaatttagtttttgtcttcaatgaaaatatattcttaTGACGAGAGAAGTACAGTTTTAGTGAATAAACGACAggaaataaacaatcaatttctttgacagacagagacaggctgTTTGCAccagaaaaacaatgaatagaTGGCGATGACGGCATGAGACCTACCACTTGGTTGTACTCTGTGATGTATCGGACCTCATTGATGGTGATGAAGTTTACAAGACCATCAGCTTCTAACTTCTTGGCTTTGGCAATAACAAGGTTCTCCTGGTGGTTATCTGCCTGGATCACATGACACAAATCCTCATTGTCATAAAACTGATGTAGGCTGTAAAGGACATCTCAAATATGTGTCTAAGGCATAAAATTCACAAGTTAGGTAAAAACAGAGACTAATTAAACAGACACCCACATCCTTAATTGACAAATTATCATGTTCTTTTACACTAACTTTGAATTATTCCTATCTACTTAAATTAaagtttacttatttatatgaaaaaaggaCTTGCTGCCACATGTCAAAAGTAGGAAACCAAGCACAGCTCACAAAATGCTGTGTTGTTACCTTTAACCTGTagataatgtttttctttgtcattggCTTGGGGTACTTCGTTctggtttattatttatttatttatcattattatagtattcagtaaaatgtaataaaatgataacTGTTTAATTCATGAACAGCTTGAACAAAATTCAGGTCAGCTGAATAAATGGGAAATGCTATAAAACGTGTTATTTGTAAGAATTGCCCACTCGTTTTAGTCATTGTTAAAATCCGAACAACACATGCAGAATATGTGTAGATACAGCTATTGGTGCAGAATTcataaagaaaaagtgtttttacacaTGTATGAAAGTTGATTTTCGATTTTACTATCTCAGTACAATTGCATTATATGGTATTGGACAATTTtgagtaatgtgttttttttccagtttacCTGATGAATATAAAGAGATATGCTATTTGAGACAAAGATACATGATAAAAGAGAGTAAATAAGGCAGAACATACTATACATAAGGGTGAGAAATATGactattgttataattattattgaatattattattgttcaaCACCATATTGGTTGGCCACATTAACGGTTCTCACATGTCCATGATAACAGATCGATATGTATTTATGAAACGGTTGATATGAGTTATGAGCTATATTCagtccctctcttcttctcttgccTTATCAACACTTTACATCATTGTTGTAGTGTatcaaaaaattgaaaaagtaacTACATGCACCTGATTTGTCCTACTGTGGTTTTATAAATGTCATTTATGCTgttgttagattgctgctaccGCAACTCGTTagttcaggtgtgtgtgggaggcaggctaaacaccaacaaatatggattgaagtggaatattttgttagataaaaacatgttgtgaattttgaaaatgattacatctaccttttaaaaatacatcttgatatttggactgaggacagacagtTACAGAGACTTCCTccgcctatatatatatagccatGTAGCCAAAACTCCAGAGGCAAAGATGTCTGCTCTCTTTAGCAAAAAAGAATGCCATcgggcattttcttttttacaattaGAAAGTTTTAAACCAAACGAAAAAGGAGAGCAGGAGAACGTGAACAAAGTTCAAgtaggtattttttttttctgtgcaacaAACAGTGATAAAGTCAGGGCTAAAGATGAAAAACACCACAAATCTCCGCTTGAATCTTAAAACCAGCTTTATCCACAAAGAGCAGCAGTTGATTAATCAGATTTATTGATCTTAGCATGCTTTTGTGTGAAATAGCACTTATTCCCAGTATATTGTGGCCACTTATTGGTATGGCAACATATGTAACCCTAGTACatagttatttatatttatggtCATCTCTCTGGGTTTGTTGGACAATAATCTTGTTTATCGTTATTTTTCCTAAAATTGGTGAATAGGACAATATCAATGTTACCCAACCATACAGGCCTACGCTAACCTGTGTAACTCATTGTCATGTCCTCAGCCATCCTCAGGTACCAATCCTGAGACCAGTAACACTGACATcacatttattattgaaaaagaTGCCTCATGGTGCTGAATACCTTTCTGAAAAGGGTGATGGTGTCTGAGGAGAGGTTGTAGTCCGCCCACACCTCTTTCTCGGTGCAGATGGCTACAGGGACTGAGTCAACTTGCTTTGCAGCTGAAACAAGTTCCTGATAGCCACGACTCTCCTCTCCCTGGGACATGAGAGGGAAACAGAGttacatttcatgttttcatttacattctTCTACATTTTtccaatgatttattttgtttttcttttattattgcacactattaagttattttgataacatttcctgtctttttccATAACATTTGTGGAATATCATACTTATATCCTTATTCTTGTACAAATTTAAAATTTAGAATGTGAAGAGAGGGAAACGTATGCCTTAATCCATGGATAGGGAGTGACATAAAACTTTCAAATCGAGCCAGGAACTTTGAGACACCCTGAGAAGGGCAGGCAAATTAAGTATTATTATCTTGTGCTAAACTATCGTTTTCTGGAGAACTTGGTTCCAATAGTAGTCGGTGGCTGCACAGCTTCCAAAAACCTGCTCCTGTAAACATCCCTTTTCCACCAAGCGTATGTAAATTTGAAAAAAGCGACAGGGGCAGAGTAGGATTAATAAATAAGGAAACCAAGAAAAATAccgggaggagagagatgggggcTGACTCAAAGCCAGGTGAATCATGTCTATTCTGAGCCAGTTTGCATGAGCTCCAGCAATCCACTTTATGATATTGCAGCCTGTAATATGTGTTCATTCCCAGTGAGTCACAGCACCAATATTTTGGTCCCTTTTTGACTTCAGCATCACGGTCCAACTATGCCTTATCCTCATGTGCTCTCTCTTCCATTCTCCTCTCATGGACCTTCTCCCTGCGTTTGTTTACAAGAGAGTCAATGAAGCCAATCCCACAAGTCCTCAGATACGTATGTATTTCCGCCATCTTCCCCCGCACACAGAGTCTGGCCAAAGGGCTCGCCTCTGTTGGACGGCTAGCCGCTCTCTGTCCTTCATAGCTCCAGTGCTGCCAAAGGTGTGGCTGCAGGAAATTTATTCTTCTTCCAAATCTATTCGTGACAGCAGTATCACCAACACCAGTGTGCAAACAAATGCTGTAGTTTAGGAGCCCTCACAGTCTAACTCGCATATAAACATAATCAACTTAGCCATAAAAAACATCCTCCTGTTGCCTTGTTTCAAAGAAGTCTAAAAGCTGCTTTGACCCCATGGTTGAGTTTTTCTCTGAATGCAACTTTCATTTCTGACCTCCAGGAATCCGATGACCACCACTTCAGCAGAGTCGATGAAGGCCTCAGCAGCTTTGGTGTCGGTCAGTCTGGGAAAGGCACTGTCtgagacagaaagacacaagATACACATTCAACATATTTTGCTGTGGGCAGATCGATAACGTCGACATGATATCCTCTTAACGAAAACCTCTAACATGCTGAaatttagcaggtataatgttttaAACCACTTTAATTTAGCACGTTAGCATCattacatttgctaattagtactcaacacaaagtacagttgaGGCTGAATGTAATTGATTTCGCAGTTATTAGATCACaaaacaaagtattggacaacTAACAATATCCAACATCCTGAGGCGGATACATTTCGTGatcaaatttcatgacaatctaTCCTTTAATCTTtcattcaaaaccacaaatgtgaacctcataGTGTTACTGAAGGAAAAGTCAACCATAGTAGGATTCATTGTCTGGGAACAATGAATATCTAGACAATATTATGTGGCAATTCATCAagcagatgttgagatatttaactTGATAAGTGaatcaggggatcaccaaagtcagtaaaATTCATCATCTGGTGACCATGATTGTCTCTTCATTGCAATTCATTCAGAAATGTCAAACCATATGTTAGAGGTAAAGGCAGGGGATCACCAATATGATAAGAATCCATCCTATGAACTATTAATCTTACACAAATCTTACCTACACAAttgtacaaaaaacacaacaaacacttcGAGGTACAACACTTTGAGTTGCAACACTTCGAGGTACGTTTGATGTTTAGCAATGAAGCAGATAAAATAATTCTAGAATAAAACCAAGAAGACTCAGTATACTTAAATCAATTTACCTTTCTCAGCGGAAAAGACAGAAGACACCATGAGGGTGAAAAACAAAGTGATCAGCATCTTTCAACTGATTTGACTGACAGGGTGGcaggcaaagagagaaaagaaaagaatgtcCTGAAGACTTTGTAGCTGTTTGACTTGGCAGGATGATTTGTGCCACCTCTGCTCTGTTATCCGACAGTCGCCACATGGCAGCCTGCTGTGGCTTCTGCAACTTCTCTGGGATGTGATTGGATCCGGTCATGAGAACCAGCCAGGTGTTCTTGATAAGTGGGGGTGCTGGGACGTTGGACTACGTGTCACCGTGCGACTGGGGACAGTGTGTCTCCACTGTGGTATGGTGGCAAACTGAGGTTGAGGACAATAATGGTCCCATTGGTCCAGCTGAGCTTTACGTGTAACATCACACAGCTTTTCTTGTGGCTCATCAGTAGCAT
Protein-coding sequences here:
- the LOC129096366 gene encoding endoplasmic reticulum resident protein 27 encodes the protein MLITLFFTLMVSSVFSAEKDSAFPRLTDTKAAEAFIDSAEVVVIGFLEGEESRGYQELVSAAKQVDSVPVAICTEKEVWADYNLSSDTITLFRKADNHQENLVIAKAKKLEADGLVNFITINEVRYITEYNQVTAVGLFNSGVKTHLLLFASRGSKEYTELKERLGALAPDFTGKFLFVMINGAVKSNSRSLGYFGLKSKDLPRVGIYDSDSDMKWLMPEGEISTERVREFCESFLRGELKEVKQAGEEAKTEL